The window GCAGCAGAACGCCTCCCTGGTGCAGGAGTCTGCGGCAGCGGCAGCGGCACTGGAAGAGCAGGCGAGCCGCCTGACCCAGGCCGTGGCGGTGTTCCGTATTCAGCAGGAGCAGCAGAAAGCCCGCGCGCACGCGGCGGTGAAAACCGTTGCCACGCCGGTAGCGACGCGTAAAGCGGCCGTTGCCGACAGCGGTGATAACTGGGAAACCTTCTGATGTAAAAAGCGCCCTGTTCAGGCGGGGCGCTGTTTTTGTGCCGGGTAAGCGCAGCGCCACCCGGCAATTCCACAGAACTTACTGCTGGCGCGGATCGCTGATCGGCTGACGCACCAGGAAGATATAGGCCAATGCCCCCAGCGCCGTGACGCAGCCGCAGATAATCAGCGCCAGGCGGAACGAGTGGGTGGTGTCGACGATAAACCCGGTGACAATCGGCGCAAACGACGCGCAGATGAAACTGGCGAAGTTTTGAATGCTGCCCACCGAGGCAGTCATGCGTGATGCCACGGCCACGTGGATCAACCCCCAGCACGACGTTCCCGCAAAGTGGATGCAGAACAGCGCCATCCCAATCAGCAGTACCGCGCTCATCGCCGTGGTTGCCTCCGGTACCACGAAGGTAAAGGCCGCCGAACATAACATCCCGCTGATAATACACAGCTTACGGCTGCGGACCGGGGCCATGCCGCGTTTCACCAGCGCATCGGTGGTGAAGCCGTTTACCAGCATCCCCGCAGCACCAAACAGGAACGGGATGGCCGCCATCAGGCCGGTGCTTTTCAGATCCAGGTTATAGGCGGTTTGCAGATACCCTGGCAGCCAGGCCAGATAGAGCCAGGCGGTGTAGTTGATGCCGCTGAAGCCCAGCATCATCCCCCACATGGTGCGGTTGCGGAACAGGCTGCGCCATTCGGCAAAGCTGAGAGGGTCACGACGAGCGTTAACGCTGCCGGCGTTCAGGTACGCCTGCTCAACGCCGCTCAGCTCCAGCTCCTCGCGGTTGCGATAGAGCATGTACCAGCCAATGGCGAGGAAAATGCCCAGCACGCCGATGGTGACAAACATCCCGCGCCAGCCCATCACCAGCATCATCGCCGCCAGCAGCGGCGGGCTGATGGCCACGCCGATGGTCGAGGCGGCGTTGAAAAAGCCCATCGGACGACCGCGCTCTTTGATGTTGAACCAGTCGTTGATCACCTTCACGCCGCACGGGTTCATTGGCGCTTCGCCAATCCCCATTCCGATGCGCACCAGCACGAACTGGGTGAAGCTGTGGACCATCCCGGACATCGCCTGGAACAGCGACCAGAAGAACATTCCCAGCCCCAGCATCAGGCGCGGGCCTTTGCGATCCAGCAGCGGGCCGCAGGGCAGCTGGGCGATGCCATAGGCCAGCGAGAACACCGACAGCAGGGCGCCGATCTCGGTGGCGCTGAGCCCCAGCTCTTCGCGGATGGTTAAAT of the Leclercia sp. AS011 genome contains:
- a CDS encoding MFS transporter: MEKSNITLDPQTTFDRENRPDISLPPTGAIQRSARIKRIQTTAMLLLFFAAVINYLDRSSLSVANLTIREELGLSATEIGALLSVFSLAYGIAQLPCGPLLDRKGPRLMLGLGMFFWSLFQAMSGMVHSFTQFVLVRIGMGIGEAPMNPCGVKVINDWFNIKERGRPMGFFNAASTIGVAISPPLLAAMMLVMGWRGMFVTIGVLGIFLAIGWYMLYRNREELELSGVEQAYLNAGSVNARRDPLSFAEWRSLFRNRTMWGMMLGFSGINYTAWLYLAWLPGYLQTAYNLDLKSTGLMAAIPFLFGAAGMLVNGFTTDALVKRGMAPVRSRKLCIISGMLCSAAFTFVVPEATTAMSAVLLIGMALFCIHFAGTSCWGLIHVAVASRMTASVGSIQNFASFICASFAPIVTGFIVDTTHSFRLALIICGCVTALGALAYIFLVRQPISDPRQQ